From Pseudomonadota bacterium:
CTGTCGCATAAAACAATAACCGTAACAGGTTTTTTATTGTCGCCTTCCGTAAAAAGATTCGAAGTCTTTTCGTTTTCCTTAAGAAATCCCTGTAAGGTTTTCTTTTCATCTCCGGACGGCAGGTTATGGTTATTTTTATGAGATACATTCATAGTATTTTACCCTTGCTGTTCTAATTGTCCGGACAAACTGCTCTATCCTGACAAACTGCTTATACAATAATCTTGCCAATAATCTTACACTATATATCGTCAGGTTGCCCATAAAAATAAAATGCTTTATGCTTTCAAAGCGGGGCGGGTATGATCAAATAATGTTCCCCGAACGCGTGCATGAACCAGCCCGCATCGCAGGAGGGGGACGACCGGGAGGCTTAAGCCTTGAAAACAGAAGTAAAACTTCCTTCGTCCAAAGATTGAGAGATTATTTGACAGCCACTTTTTATATGGAAAATGTATATTTTTTCTGATATGATTCATCACTTAACGGTCCCATCGTCTAGTGGCCTAGGACGCTGGCCTCTCACGCCGGAAACCGGAGTTCGAAACTCCGTGGGACCACCAAATTTTTATTATTACGTAACAGCCGTTGGGTTTCTGAAAAAATCCGAATTCAAAAATTCTTTCAGCGCACAGAGGGCTTTACCCCGGTGACTTAACCTGTTTTTTTCTTCCATGGTCAATTCTGCCGCATATTTATCAGCCTCGGGCACATAGAAAACAGGATCATAACCAAATCCGCCTTTTCCTCTCCTTGTCAGCCCGATGTATCCTCTCAAGGAACCATAAAATACATAGCTCCATTGCTTTTCAGGCATATACAGGGCTATGTATGCCTTAAAAACAGCGCCCCTTTTTTCCCAGGGAACTCCTTCGAGTTCAATAAGCATTTTATTGATCCTGTCTTCATCATCCTTACCGTACCGTGAAGAAAATACACCCGGTCTTCCATTGAGGGCAAACACCTCTATACCGGAATCATCGGCAATTGTATTCATATTAAACCTGTCACCGATCTTCCGGGCTTTTTTCAAAACATTCTCAAGATATAAAGGACTGTCTTCCTTTACCTCAATAGGATCTTTAAAATCCTTTAAAGAGTAAAAATTACCAAATTCACCAATCAGGATAGCCCTTATCTCTTCAAACTTACCAGGGTTTGCCGTTGCAATGACAACATTTTTCATATTAACTTTAACAGGCAATTTCCAGCCATGTTTGAAATATGATTTATTGCCTGTTGCCGACTGGAAACTGTCTCCCCTTTTATTTCTAATAATTTAAGGTTTATATCAACGGGAAAAGAGGTCCAAGAGCTATTTTCTGCTGCCTCGTAATTTCGTTAATTCCTCTTAATGCATGCTGGTACATCATATCAAATTGTTCTTTTGTAAAAGGTGTCTTCTCTGCTGTGCCCTGCACTTCTATGATCATCCCCTTTCCTGTCATTACAAAATTCATATCCACTTCAGCTCTGGAATCCTCCTCATATGACATATCAAGGGCGATTTCGCCATTTACCAGTCCTACACTGATTGCTGCAACAGAATCTTTAAGCGGTATCTTTTCAATCAAGCCTCTCTTCTTCATAGCCCATAAGGCCTCGACCAGGGCCACGTAGCTTCCTGTGATGCTTGCCGTTCTTGTCCCACCGTCAGCCTGTATGACATCACAGTCTATCCAAAGCGTTCTCTCGCCCATTATATCAAGATTTAATACTGCACGGAGAGATCTTCCGATAAGCCTCTGTATCTCATGGGTACGCCCTCCGACCTTACCAGAAACTGCTTCTCTCATCGATCTGGATTTAGTTGCTCTCGGCAGCATAGAATATTCAGCGGTCAGCCATCCTTTACCTGAATTTTTTAAAAAAGGAGGTACCTTCTCTTCAACACTCACACCGCATATTACCTTTGTCTCGCCCATCTCTACAAGGACAGAACCTTCGGGAAATTTCAGAAAGTTCTTTGTTATCTTCAATTCCCTTATTTTGTCATTTACCCTTCCATTACTTCTCATTTTTTATACCTCTCGTAAAATATTTCTGAAAACAGTCGTTTAACTTATTCAGCGTTTCACCCATCTTGCCCTTTGTACACTCCATTCTCAAAAAAACACCGGGCATATCAACGCCAAGAAGTGGAAACAATGGAAGTTCCTTAACTGTTTTGCCAAAAGAAGATGTGACACATTTTGCAAATTCCGTAGAACGAACAACATGTTGTGCGGGTATTTCCTCAATTGTAAGAAATTTGCCGTTTCCCTTTTTTGAGTCCGTTACAGCAACAAAGACATCGTCCTTATCTCCAATTCGGAAATCCATCGCCAATAGCAGCGAACTTTTTGTTCTGTTGATATTGTTTGCATTCTCCAGATGTTTTTCAAGTGTTTCTGCTTTGTCATAGATACTCACATTATAGCCTTTACTGTCAAAGTATTTCTTCAACTGACTCCATGCTTCCTGGTCTTTCACCCCGGTGTTATAGAATATTATATGCTCGCCTGCAAAGGAATAGAATAAGGGGAAAAATATACATATAAGAACAATAAATATCTTACATTTGAGACTTATTGCTGTTCGTTCCTGATTTTCTTCCTGATACTTTTGTCCATAATTCCATTGAAAATCACGTAATATTTTATGAATTATGGACTGTTTACCGTTTTTCAAGAATATACCTTTCAAGGTTAACTGCAGCCAGGGCTCCATCTCCTACAGCAGTAGAAATTTGCCGTAAGGTTTTCTTTCTCACATCACCGGCGATATATAAGCCCTCCGTCTTAGCAGAAAGGCTTTCGTCAGTCAGTATAAACCCTGCATCATCCCTTTCAACAAGGTCTTTAAGGAAGGAAGTATTGGGTATTGAACCTACATAAACAAATACCCCGTCAACTTTAAATTCTGAGTGTTCTCCTGTCTTTACATCCTCAACAACAATATGCTCGACCTGATTGTCTCCCTTTATCTCTAAAGGCCTTTTGTTCCACAAAAATTCTATTTTGCTATTTCTGAATGCCCTGTCCTGGAGAATCTTCTGCGCTCTTAATGTATCTCTTCTGTGGATCACATAGACTTTTTGTGCAATATTTGCCAGTGATAATCCCTCTTCTATGGCTGCATCTCCGCCGCCGATAACTGCTACATCAAGATTCTTGAAGAAGGCGCCATCACAGGTGGCACAATACGAGATACCCCTGCCAAGCAACTCTTTTTCACCGGGTATATCCATCTTTGCCGGTTCCGTTCCTGTTGCCAGGACTATCCCTGCAGAAGTGTATATTTCTTCGGATGTTCTGGCTACAAACCTCCCCTTTTCTACGGAAACATCTTCCACTTCATAAAATTCCTTAATCAAAAGCCCGCACTGTCTGGCGTGCTCCGTAAATCTGTTCATCAGATCCCTGCCGGATATGCCATCGGGGAAACCCGGGTAATTTTCGACACGTTCTGTATTCACTGGGGTTCCACCCGGCACCATTTTTTCAAGAAGGACTGTGTCAATCCCTGCCCGCATAAGATATATGCCTGCCGTAAGTCCGGCCGGGCCGCCGCCGATAATAATCGCTTCATGGAATTCAGACAATATTAACCTCCATTTTGGTTTATTGCTGTTATGCTATCAGATAGGTTTTTGTTGTGTCAATGACAAAAGGTGTTATCCAGCCCGTGCACTGCATTATGCTGGCAGAAAATACACTTTCTTTAATTTGATACAGGTTAGTATTGTTTTATAATTTATTATTGACAACATCGGTATTATTATCATATAGAAAAGCACAAGGCGGTGTAGCTCAGATGGTTAGAGCATGCGGCTCATATCCGCAGTGTCCGGGGTTCAATTCCCTGCACCGCCATTTTATTAGCTTTTTTAATCATTTTTCATGGTTCGGTCAAAATGAGATGCATGAGGCCAAACTTAAAAACAATACAGCAAGCAATTATAGTTATAAAATAAATCCATAACAGAAAAAAATGAATGCTTTTTCAGATAAGATAGTATTGTAAAAGCGGTTAAAACCAGTGTCAGAATAAAGCGGATAGTATTAAGTATATTTTATAACTTCAAAAAGCCCGGCAGGAAAATGAAGAAACCGGAAAATCGGAAAGGAGATAATAATTCCATCATGAAAAACCCCAAAATTCAAATCCGTGAACAAACTGAAATATACAGTAAGGTAAAAATCATGAAAAAAGAAAAATTTGTAATGGCTTTTTTTCTTATATTGTTCTTTGCTCTCACAATAATTTTTCCAAATCTATCATATGGAGCTGAAAAGAAAATTAAAAAACAGCCTGTTCAAAAAGAAGCTGCGGTAATTACAGGGTCAACTGTTCAGGCATCTTTTGCAAAAGCAGAAGAACTGCTTAAAAAGGGCGACAGCGAAAACTCTTTCAGAATATTTATCAAGGTATATGATTACACAAAAGAAGCACTTGAAACTATGAACTTTGTTCAAAAACAGTATGAGGCAATAATCAAAGACCCTGCAATAGATCAGAATGAAAAAGAAGATATCTTTATAAAATTAAACAGGATGAAACAGCTTACACCTAAATATTCCAGTATAAAAACCGCAACTGCATATAATATGGGATATATATATACAAAAAAGGGTGATTTGGATAAAGCAAGAAAATATTTATCCGAAGTACTTGAAACAACACCTTTTTCAACAAAACAAAGCTCGTTGTGGATGAAATCAAAAACATTACTTCTTGAGGTTTACGGTTTAGAAGGCGAATTTTAATTGGACAGTGCAGATAAAATTGCAGGCTATATTACAAATTCCTTAGAAATAGCACATTTCATCAGAAACATATATATAGAAAACACAAATTCTCCCTGGGATGAAAAAGCCTTAATCAAAAGAAAGAAGGATTATCTCGACGTTAAAATAACGGTATGGGAAGACGACCGGTTTCTATACGGAAGGATATACAGGCTATTTCTTTATGTATATGACGTACTAAATCCGAATTTTCAATACAAACCCCTTATTGCACCCGACGAAAATGAAGAACCGAAGATGAAGGATAGACATAATCAGATTTGGAGTATTTATGTTGACAGCCGTGTAGAAAGAAGGGGCATTGAAACGTTTTATGATAAATTTTTACGAAGAAATGTCTTCATTGATACTGAAAGAGAGCTTACATGGAAAGAAGCTGCTGAGGTTTTTCAGAAACTGTGGGAAAAAGATGTATATACCTACCCCCAAATAACCGATTATACGTACAATTTTGATAAATTAATGGATATAAGCATTTCAGAGACGTCGGATTTGCTTGAAAATGAAATAAACAAGTCTTTACTTGAACCAAATGTACAAAAACATATAGACAAACTCCCTTCAGCAACATTCAGGAATTTAACTAAGGAACTTTTGAACTTTACTGCTTATAATTGCAAAGACATATTCATAGAATCATCATATTTTGGAATATCAATTTCTTATCAGAAAAAGGTTGTTATTGAGATAATACCTACAACGGAAAATATCCTGTTTCTAACACTCTTCAATACCGCATCAAATGCCTACGAAACCAACACAGTTACCGAAGGTTCAAACATAACAGAACTCCAGGAACATATTAAAGAAATGTACAACAAGATATCCATGCATTCGCACTTTTGAACATTGATTCACCTTCTCAGTCTCTTCAATGCAAGCTCAAAGGTATATTCATACAAGTGCAAGCCCTTGCTGATCGCTGTGATTGTGCCGTCTTCAACACCGATCTCCTGGCACATATACTCTTTTAAAAGTTGAATAGCAGCAAGGTTTGACGGAAAACCAGCCCATAGATCCCAGCTGCGGAAATACAGAACAAAATGCAACTTGCCTTCCATCAGGCGTGTATCGATCAGGCGTAGACAAGGCGGATCTTCAAGCATAATATCCTGCGGCATACCGACTTCCATAATAGCCTGATTTGTACCATACTTTCCCTTTTTGTATATATCAATGACTTCCATAACAGGGTTTACTCCAAGAGAATATTCTTTCCCTTCAACATACACTTTCGGGTTCGTAAGTCTTTCTCCATATGTGTATAATTCGTTATCTGCTTTTTTGTCAGTCATAAGATATTGGAGGTATTCTTCAACATATTCCATGCTTGAAGGTGCCGGTATTCCAAGCTCCGATGGTATATCAGGGATTAAAGGTCTTGTCCCCGGATACTTTATATGAACCATAACAATATCAAACTCCCTTCTTTTTTGTCCCTCAAAGGAGCCTCTGTCTATTTTATATTCATGTATGCCATCTGTTTCAAAAATTTTGTAGACACATTGAAACCATGCATCCGGCAGATCTCTTGCCTCAATATAAACAGGCCTCATCTTTCCTCCATTGTATAAATTAGAATTCAATATTCAAAATAAAATTAAATGCATATGATTTGATTCTATCAAATAAATTGAAAAACAGCACTAAAAAGTATTATTATAAACCACATTAAGGAGGACTTTATGTTTGTAAAACAGATTCAGGTCGGCCAGATGGCTGTTTTTGCATATATTGTAGGATGTAAAATCACGAAAGAGGCGCTTATCATTGACCCTGCTGCCGAAGAAGACAGACTTTTTGAAGAAGCAGTGAATAAGGGTTACCAGATAAAATACATTGTAAACACACATTCCCATATTGACCATATTATGGGGAACAAACGCATGAAAGATCTGACAAATTCAAAAATCATCATCCATGAAAAAGAATCGCACAGCCTGACAAACCAGTCGCCCCAAATGATGAGCATGTTCAATGCGGAACCATCACCGCCGGCAGATATCACTGTCAAGGATGGCGACTACATAACAATCGGCGAGACTTCCCTCCAGGTTATTCATACACCTGGACATTCTCCCGGCAGCATATCTCTATACCATAAAGGCATCGTGTTCACCGGAGACACTCTCTTTGTCGAAGGCGTCGGCAGGACAGACCTTGGGGGCAGCTCATGGCAGGACCTCGTTTCATCGGTTCATAACAAGCTTTTTACTCTTCCTGATGAGACAGTAGTTGCACCAGGCCATAATTACGGTGATTCGCCAAAGAGTACAATAGGCAGAGAAAAGCTGCATAATCCCTATGTCGGGCAGAGGTCCGGATATTAACAAATCCTTAATAACTCAATCAATTATTTTAATAATTGCAGTAATTTTATGTTCATGCGCAACTACGCCCCCTGCGTTTAAAAGCACCGAACCAAAAATAGCTCTCGTACTCGGAGGGGGTTCAGCAAAAGGATTTGCCCATGTTGGCGTAATAAGGATCCTTGAACAGGAAAAAATACCTATCCATATGATAATAGGAACAAGTGCCGGGAGTTTGATAGGCGGTATGTATGCCGCAAACCCGGACAGTTTCCAGCTTGAATGGACAGCTTTTAAAATTGATAAGAACGACATCCTCGATTTTTCAATAATATATTCGAAGCTTGGCCCGGTCCAGGGAGTAAAACTCGAATCCTTCATAGAACAAACAGTAAAAGTTAAAAAAGTTGAGGATACAAAAATACCCTTTTACCCGATTGCGACAGACCTTAATACAGGAGAAACCATAATTCTCGAAAAAGGCTCTCTTGCAAAAGCAATCAGGGCTTCGTCATCCATACCCGGAATTTTTGCTCCTGTAACATTCGGGAACAGAATGCTTGTGGACGGAGGAGTATCAAATAACCTTGCATGCGACATTGCAAAGAGAGATAAGGGAGCGGATATCGTAATTGCAGTAAACCTGCTAAAAGATATCAAAGACTATGATATCGGCTCGGTAGTTGATATTATTGCTCAATCCATAAACATCATGATGCATGAGAACAACAAAACAAAGTTGAACTACGCAGACATTCTAATAGAACCTGAAACTAAAGGAGTTTCAATATTTGATTTCACGCAAAAAAAGAGGCTTATGGAGGAAGGGATGAGGGCAACCAAAGCAGCTGTACCAAAGATCAGAGAGATGATCTTAAAATATCAGCGATAGGTTGCAGCATACTCATCACATTATCTTAACTATGACATTTATCCTGAAAAAGATCATAACATATGCCATTGTTCCGCCCGGTTGCTTCATCGTTTTATTGCTTATATTCGCAGTTTTTTTGAAAAAGCGATCACGAATATGTTCAATATTGCTTGCTGCCTTACTTTATTTCGGCAGCACAGAACCTGCTAAAGACCTGCTTATGATACCGTTAGAGGATGCATACAAACCTCCTGCATTAACCGAAGTTAAAGAAGGCAATGCATACGTAGTGCTCGGAGGCGGGGTAATTGATTTTGCACCGGACATAGACGGAAAAGGAACTCCAAGTAGCAGTGCACTCCAAAGATTAATCTGCGCTTACAGACTTTACAGAATTGACAGAAAACCGATAATTATTTCAGGCGGCAAGGTCTTTGAAAGGCGTCCGGAAGCGGAGATAGCAAAAAGGTTGCTCTTATCTCTTGGGGTCAACGAAAAGGATATCTTCATGGAAGAAAAGAGCAAGGATACTTTTGAGAATGCAAAGTATGTAAAAGCATTATCGGAAAAACATGGCATCAAAAGAATAGTTCTTATTACAAATGCTTTTCACATGAAGAGGTCAATGCTGCTTTTTGATAAATTTTTTAAGGAGACCATACCTTGTCCTACAGGATACATCGTATCAAAGACTAAATACGATATGCTTAGCTACCTGCCGAATGCAAGTAATTTAGACTCTATTGCCGTTGCACTTAAAGAATATATGGGAATAATTTTCTACAAGACTACGCTTTAAATCTTTGGATCATAACATCGTCTATTTTCTCTTTATCAAGAAGCACCATCAAAAGTCTGTCTACACCTATAGAAACACCGGTACAAGGTCCTTCAACCCTTGACAATGCTTTTAAAAATTCTTCATCCGATTCAAATGTTTTTTTACCAAGTCTTTCTCGTTCTTTGTTATCGATAATAAATCTGTCCCGCTGTTCTCCAGGATTAAGGAGTTCCGTATAACCGTTTGCTATTTCAACTCCATTTATATACAGTTCAAACCTCTCAACTTTGCTGGTATCTTTCTTTTTTGCCATAGTAGAAATAGACAAAGGCCAATTCTTAATAAAATAAGGAAATTTCTTAATGATTTTTGGTTCAACTTCCTGAATAAAAAGTTTGAAAAATAGTCCATTCCAATCATCTTTTTCATCAATACCCGTAAAGCCTTTTGATTTCATTGCTTGAAAAAACTGATCCCTGTTTAATTTAAAAGGATTTATGCCTGATACTTCAAGGAAAAGCTCTTCAAGTTCATAAACTTTAAAGCGTATTCTAAAACTATCTTTCCCGCCTTTATACAATCTTTCGGCAACAAACCGGATAAGCTCCTCTACTTCTTCCATTGCCTGAATATATGTTCCTTCTCTGTACCATTCAAGCATTGTAAATTCGACGCTATGGATTTCTTCAAATTCTTCAGCTCTAAATACTTTACACATCTGAAAAATCCGTTCGTGTCTGAATTGCAGAAGTTTCTTCATATGCATTTCGGGAGATGTATGGAGATAACCGAGGGCCTTTCCGTCAATATGTACTTTTAACGGGTCAATATACGGATCTGGTGGCACAGTCTTCATAAGGTTTGGGGTCTCAACTTCAATATATTTATTTTTATAAAAATAAGTCCTTATTGTTTTTAACAAATTGTGTCTGGTTTTTAAAAGGTTGTATTGCTTCCTGTCAATCTTCATAATGATTGATTTTTATAAGACAAACAAGTATACTTTGTCAAATGGAGAGGTGACCGAGTTGGCCGAAGGTGCTCGCCTGCTAAGCGAGTGTACGCGTTAAACCGTACCCAGGGTTCAAATCCCTGCCTCTCCGCCACTTTAATGCTATGATTTTCAACAGCGAATGGTTTTCATCGAGAAAATTCGGAAAGGTATGATAATTCACAAAACATAGAGTTATTGTAAATATCGATATTGTATTACCTTGGAATATATGAAAAATAAACTCTCCAATCTTCCAATAACAAAAGATGTTCTGCTGAAGGTTTTTAAGCTGAAAAGAAAACCAATGGGATTCGGCGAACTCGAAAAAAGCCTTAATTCCGACAGGAAGGATAGAAAAATATTAAAAGCCACCTTGAACAGCATGCTCAAAGAGGGCTCCATAATTAAGCTTAAAAATAAAAGATACGGTATACCGTATGAAATGAACCTCCAGACAGGGACTCTTTTTTGTACAAGAAGCGGAAACGGGTTCCTGATGCCCGATAAGAAAAATGAAAAAGGCATGGATGACATATTCATACCCTCAAAATTTATGGAAAATGCCTTCCATGGAGACAGGGTTATTGCAAGGATTGAACACACAACAAATGGTAAAAAAGAAGGGAAAGTCATTAAAATTACAGAAAGGCGCATCAAAAACATAACAGGGTTTATCAGAATAGACAAAAATATTCAAAGCATTATCCCTGATGACGAAAGGATACGGCATAATTTTATTATTTCGAAGAAACCGGCCAAAGCAACTATCTGTAATAATGACCTTGCAGCTGCCAGAATTACAAGGTTTCCGGAGGAGGGCAAAAGCCCGGAATGCAGCATAATAAAGGTTTTTAAAGGACTTAACAACATAAGTGCAATAACTCAGTTTATCAGGTATAAACACAACCTTCCGTTAAAATTTAGAAAAAATACAGATGCAGAGGCAAAACAACTTATAGGATCTAAGCAAGACCCAAAAAGGGTTGACCTCAGAAGCCTGAAACATTTCACCATAGACGGAGAATTTGCAAAAGATTTTGACGACGCCGTATGTGTGGAGAAATCAAAAAAAGGATACACTTTATACGTATCGATAGCAGATGTTTCCTACTATGTTCTGCCGGGTACAAACCTTGATAATGAGGCCTTCGAAAGAGGAACCAGCATATACTTTCCCAGAACTGTTATACCCATGCTGCCAAAAACTTTGTCCAATATTATATGCAGCCTGAATCCTCAGGAGGACAGGCTTGCTTTTACTGTCAGGCTTAATTATAACAACCACGGTGATTTACTTCAGAGTTCTTTTCATCAATCAATCATTAAAAGTATGATGAGGCTTACATATAATAAAGTGGAAGCCGCTTTGGTAAGCAAAGATCCAAGGGCAAGGAAAGAGGTAAAAGATGTACTGTCCGAACTGGAATGTATGAAAGAACTTGCAAAGTTATTGGCCGAAAAAAGGGAGAGAAGAGGCAGCCTCGATTTCGATTTGCCTGAATCAGAGGTTACTCTGGATATAGAAGGAGGAATTAAAAGCATTTTAAGAAGCGAAAGGCTCTTTTCTCAAAGAATTATTGAAGAATTCATGATTGCAGCAAACGAGGCTGTTGCACAATTTCTATCAGAAAACAATATTCCTGCCATCTACAGAATACACGAGCCACCTGAGCATGAGAAACTGTACGAGGTTGAAAGGCTTTTACATACACTATCAGGCAATTACAACATAAACCAGAAAAGCAGACTGAGTTTGCAGTCCATTCTTAATCAGGTTAAAGGTTCGGATTACGAA
This genomic window contains:
- the rdgB gene encoding RdgB/HAM1 family non-canonical purine NTP pyrophosphatase, yielding MKNVVIATANPGKFEEIRAILIGEFGNFYSLKDFKDPIEVKEDSPLYLENVLKKARKIGDRFNMNTIADDSGIEVFALNGRPGVFSSRYGKDDEDRINKMLIELEGVPWEKRGAVFKAYIALYMPEKQWSYVFYGSLRGYIGLTRRGKGGFGYDPVFYVPEADKYAAELTMEEKNRLSHRGKALCALKEFLNSDFFRNPTAVT
- the rph gene encoding ribonuclease PH, which codes for MRSNGRVNDKIRELKITKNFLKFPEGSVLVEMGETKVICGVSVEEKVPPFLKNSGKGWLTAEYSMLPRATKSRSMREAVSGKVGGRTHEIQRLIGRSLRAVLNLDIMGERTLWIDCDVIQADGGTRTASITGSYVALVEALWAMKKRGLIEKIPLKDSVAAISVGLVNGEIALDMSYEEDSRAEVDMNFVMTGKGMIIEVQGTAEKTPFTKEQFDMMYQHALRGINEITRQQKIALGPLFPLI
- the trxB gene encoding thioredoxin-disulfide reductase; protein product: MLSEFHEAIIIGGGPAGLTAGIYLMRAGIDTVLLEKMVPGGTPVNTERVENYPGFPDGISGRDLMNRFTEHARQCGLLIKEFYEVEDVSVEKGRFVARTSEEIYTSAGIVLATGTEPAKMDIPGEKELLGRGISYCATCDGAFFKNLDVAVIGGGDAAIEEGLSLANIAQKVYVIHRRDTLRAQKILQDRAFRNSKIEFLWNKRPLEIKGDNQVEHIVVEDVKTGEHSEFKVDGVFVYVGSIPNTSFLKDLVERDDAGFILTDESLSAKTEGLYIAGDVRKKTLRQISTAVGDGALAAVNLERYILEKR
- a CDS encoding tetratricopeptide repeat protein, with the translated sequence MKKPENRKGDNNSIMKNPKIQIREQTEIYSKVKIMKKEKFVMAFFLILFFALTIIFPNLSYGAEKKIKKQPVQKEAAVITGSTVQASFAKAEELLKKGDSENSFRIFIKVYDYTKEALETMNFVQKQYEAIIKDPAIDQNEKEDIFIKLNRMKQLTPKYSSIKTATAYNMGYIYTKKGDLDKARKYLSEVLETTPFSTKQSSLWMKSKTLLLEVYGLEGEF
- a CDS encoding thymidylate synthase, with the translated sequence MRPVYIEARDLPDAWFQCVYKIFETDGIHEYKIDRGSFEGQKRREFDIVMVHIKYPGTRPLIPDIPSELGIPAPSSMEYVEEYLQYLMTDKKADNELYTYGERLTNPKVYVEGKEYSLGVNPVMEVIDIYKKGKYGTNQAIMEVGMPQDIMLEDPPCLRLIDTRLMEGKLHFVLYFRSWDLWAGFPSNLAAIQLLKEYMCQEIGVEDGTITAISKGLHLYEYTFELALKRLRR
- a CDS encoding MBL fold metallo-hydrolase yields the protein MFVKQIQVGQMAVFAYIVGCKITKEALIIDPAAEEDRLFEEAVNKGYQIKYIVNTHSHIDHIMGNKRMKDLTNSKIIIHEKESHSLTNQSPQMMSMFNAEPSPPADITVKDGDYITIGETSLQVIHTPGHSPGSISLYHKGIVFTGDTLFVEGVGRTDLGGSSWQDLVSSVHNKLFTLPDETVVAPGHNYGDSPKSTIGREKLHNPYVGQRSGY
- a CDS encoding patatin-like phospholipase family protein gives rise to the protein MSGRGPDINKSLITQSIILIIAVILCSCATTPPAFKSTEPKIALVLGGGSAKGFAHVGVIRILEQEKIPIHMIIGTSAGSLIGGMYAANPDSFQLEWTAFKIDKNDILDFSIIYSKLGPVQGVKLESFIEQTVKVKKVEDTKIPFYPIATDLNTGETIILEKGSLAKAIRASSSIPGIFAPVTFGNRMLVDGGVSNNLACDIAKRDKGADIVIAVNLLKDIKDYDIGSVVDIIAQSINIMMHENNKTKLNYADILIEPETKGVSIFDFTQKKRLMEEGMRATKAAVPKIREMILKYQR
- a CDS encoding YdcF family protein, with product MKKRSRICSILLAALLYFGSTEPAKDLLMIPLEDAYKPPALTEVKEGNAYVVLGGGVIDFAPDIDGKGTPSSSALQRLICAYRLYRIDRKPIIISGGKVFERRPEAEIAKRLLLSLGVNEKDIFMEEKSKDTFENAKYVKALSEKHGIKRIVLITNAFHMKRSMLLFDKFFKETIPCPTGYIVSKTKYDMLSYLPNASNLDSIAVALKEYMGIIFYKTTL
- the epmA gene encoding EF-P lysine aminoacylase EpmA, with amino-acid sequence MKIDRKQYNLLKTRHNLLKTIRTYFYKNKYIEVETPNLMKTVPPDPYIDPLKVHIDGKALGYLHTSPEMHMKKLLQFRHERIFQMCKVFRAEEFEEIHSVEFTMLEWYREGTYIQAMEEVEELIRFVAERLYKGGKDSFRIRFKVYELEELFLEVSGINPFKLNRDQFFQAMKSKGFTGIDEKDDWNGLFFKLFIQEVEPKIIKKFPYFIKNWPLSISTMAKKKDTSKVERFELYINGVEIANGYTELLNPGEQRDRFIIDNKERERLGKKTFESDEEFLKALSRVEGPCTGVSIGVDRLLMVLLDKEKIDDVMIQRFKA
- the rnr gene encoding ribonuclease R, translated to MKNKLSNLPITKDVLLKVFKLKRKPMGFGELEKSLNSDRKDRKILKATLNSMLKEGSIIKLKNKRYGIPYEMNLQTGTLFCTRSGNGFLMPDKKNEKGMDDIFIPSKFMENAFHGDRVIARIEHTTNGKKEGKVIKITERRIKNITGFIRIDKNIQSIIPDDERIRHNFIISKKPAKATICNNDLAAARITRFPEEGKSPECSIIKVFKGLNNISAITQFIRYKHNLPLKFRKNTDAEAKQLIGSKQDPKRVDLRSLKHFTIDGEFAKDFDDAVCVEKSKKGYTLYVSIADVSYYVLPGTNLDNEAFERGTSIYFPRTVIPMLPKTLSNIICSLNPQEDRLAFTVRLNYNNHGDLLQSSFHQSIIKSMMRLTYNKVEAALVSKDPRARKEVKDVLSELECMKELAKLLAEKRERRGSLDFDLPESEVTLDIEGGIKSILRSERLFSQRIIEEFMIAANEAVAQFLSENNIPAIYRIHEPPEHEKLYEVERLLHTLSGNYNINQKSRLSLQSILNQVKGSDYEYLINRVLLKSMKQARYASSNKGHFGLASDCYLHFTSPIRRYPDLICHRSLKNAINGGPAIYSQQELDNMAGHLSERERLAMESEREGTDRIRILFMKDKIGAAYDGIISHITSFGFFVELFDLFVEGLVLLTDLYDDYYLFQEEKFRLIGRRTKKIYRIGDKVQVKVILANVEKKQLHFKLIQKRT